The Gossypium arboreum isolate Shixiya-1 chromosome 2, ASM2569848v2, whole genome shotgun sequence region ACAACTGTTCTTCCCTTTTGTAGCTGTGTGGAAAGGATCCACTGAAGAAACCATTTCGGCTGGATTCGGAGCCTATATCAGGTTCCATTTTGGCAGTTCCCAACCAAGAAGAGGTTATGGCAGTAGTGGCAAATATTTGGGGACTACTGGACGGTAAATGTCTAGAACCTGCAGCAGAGTCTCATTAATTTATATCAGAACAAGCAAAGCTACTACATATACATAGGAATAAGAAGGTGAAAACAAGATTCTTATTTGAGCATTACAAAATCCAGACGAACCTTGGAGATTGGAAAGACATCTTCCTGGATTTACAGATAGAGAATGAGGTTGAGGTTGAGGTTTTCTCCGTCTTCGGTTATGTCCATCGAGACGCTTCCTGCAGCTTCGTTTTCCTTCATCGAACTCCACCAAACAATGAAACCTGCATTCACCATAAACTAATCACTTATCATTACGAAATGCAACAAAAAAAGAATGGAACACAAGGGGCAGGCAGGATAAGAGCACTTTATGAAATTGATTTCCATTTCTCTTGCAATCCAACAATGGTATTACACATcagacatcaaaacacaagcattaAAGCTGCTGTAATTATTTAATTACCTGCTGCATTGCTGGCAAAACCGTTGTTCTTGACCCCTTATAATAACTTTTGGGGTTTTAGAGTGGACTTCACATACTTTATGGCGTCGATGGTAGTCCCTGCATTGGCTGAGGTCTGCAGTGCAACCGTCGACTAAGCATGAAGGTACTTGGTTTCGATTGCCAGGAGGTCGAGCCCTTTTAAACGGAGCAGATGATGATGGTTCCATGAATCAACAGGGACCCGCAGCACCCTTAAAATATATATCTTCAAAATAACTCAAATCGTAAATGCCAAGCCAAGCTCGATTCACCTATAGAGCTCCTGGACTTTAACCGCTCAATATTGATGCAACATCGCCCATCACCTTTCTCCACATGAACAAAATCAGAATCAGACCAACAATTCCAGAAGTAGAATATTTGCTTgctaatacataaaaatatcaaatgaaGGGTAGTTCACAATTAATTACATTTAGCTATGATAAGTTTAATTGTAGAAATGAATTGTATATATCTTAATGAAATTCACCAATACTCGATACATTTTAATGTTCCTTAAACAAAATTTCACATTGAACTTACTTTAGGAAAGAGTTCGCCCTGGTTTGACTTTTAAATTTGTCGTACGATGTGGCTTTTGGAAAATATATATGAGACCTAATGAAGCTTTCTCTACTCCTCCTAGCATCCAAGAAGTAACAtgtgaaagagaagaagaaagatgaaggaaaataataataaataatagcaATATACCCTAAAACGAAATAATAATACAACTTTTATGGTAATCGAATGCTCGATACATATGTCACTGTCACATCATTAGAGTCAGCCCAACCacaaaaaaatggaagatatttAAGGATGAAAAGGCCAATATTACCacaaaattagttttttttttcttcagatGAAAATAATCCGAATTGGAGATTTTAAAAAAACTACATTAATAATTGGAAATGTTAATGAAGGATGATGGAAGCTAGAACTTGTGCTCATGTAgtagaaatatatataaaattgttGTTCAAATAGGGTGTTTCCTAAAGTAGagacattttctttttctttggagCTTGAGCACAAGTTGGCACCACCACTTTCATTGACTGAAAAAGGGAAGACTTCATATGggtctttgtttctttttttaacCCGTGACATAATTATATCAGTACGTCGTGTAGAGGTTCTAACAGAAGAACCCTACCATTTTTACAGAGATTTGTATTGAAAGACCTTTGTATTGTTTGATGGTATATTTTATCACTGAATTATCTAAATTTCATTTCATTTGAAATTATACCataacaattagtaaatagaagGAAGTGACTTGAAATCTATACTAAAAATTAAAGGGACAGTTAAAGAAAAAGAAGCTAAAAGGATACCTTAGAGAGAATCCCAGAAATCTAGCAGAGGAGGGGAAGAATCTTATCTTGGGAAGTTGTGGACTGGGAGTTTGAGTGAAAAGGAGAGGGAGAAAAGGGGGGAACTGTGGAGTGGAGGAAGTAGTGTTAAACAAGTTGCAAAAGAAGAGAGGAGTTTGGATGGGTagccattaaaaaaaaaaaaggttggatgaaaaagaaaaaagagttaGAAAGCAAAGAGAAAGGGGGTGGGATTGAGGGATTGCATGAAAATGGAAGTAAAACAAAGAGAAATGGATAATGGTATTCAAGTGATGGAGAGAAAGAAGGAGAGATAAAGCATGAAAAAGGCAAGAACCGGGGGGGCAGGGGTGATCTTTCTTTCCAACTCTCTTTCAGTCTTCACTTCCTTTTTAGGTTTAGAGCCTTGAAGCAAGTATttattgtaataaaaatattcaGATTTAGAAAACTAGTGGAGTGGGCAGGAAAAAGGACCAAGGTTGTAGCCAATGCTTTAAATCTTGTGGACTTTTCAAAACAAATTTCACTCTTCATTCTTTCCTTCATGTTTCTTTGTTTCATCCTTCCTTCTTGTCTATTTACTCTTTACcttcctttcatttctttttcctttcaagTGTCTCAATTCCTTTAttcttattattaaatttatttgataatgagattttaaacATTTCTTCtaataaaaatcattaataaattaagtattaaaaaataaagatattatccataaaatttagGCTCCGTTTGTTTTCTTGAAAAAACTTgtagaaaatgatttactttttagaaaaattaatatttttggtattTGGATGAatctatataaaatattttcattatttggtagatttctttaaaatatttcataaaagttgtttttaattaaataaatatatatttgagattttcttcttcttttttgcattgtttaattgaatttatttttatctatacttttatttttacattgtttttgcatatattaaaaatattatgttaaattgatTCATTACAACTTTATTTTTTACTTAAATGACTACTAagtaagtatttttatttaaaaatatgacatcaacaaaattgacaaaaaaaaattaacgacgtcaacaattggacttgatttttaaatttgaaaagtaaagggactaaattcttgaaaataaaagtacaaatactAAATTATAAGTCCGTAAAATGTACATAggcttatgacatattttaacttttatactacaaaatatttattattaatagatttacaattgtaataaatatttattagtaaaatattaatattgaatattttcaataatatgtgaatagtattatttaaaattattattttatcttgaaactttattttcatttcttttttcattaactttcttttaaatataatattttataacccTTGATACAAAATTGGTTAAAGAAAATGGAAAACCTTTAAAAGAACACTTTAGATTTACTCTTATTGTTAACAATATAATATTTCCTTCCAAGGTACATAGACATAGTACTCAAAGTTGGTCtttgaaattgaaaattaaatctaGAGTTAAAAATATAGCTTTGAAAATTTCAATTGTTCAATgaataattatataagaaaaattatgaacatttaatttttcataagaAAAAATGTGAAAGAAATTAATTGAACTTTCTTTTGTTACAttgaaaatgattttttataaatTGATTAAGTGGTTATTATGTgttctatttatttttaatttttaaatccgTAATAAGCAATAAGTATCACTAATAATCTGATTTAGTGTCAAatcatttaccaaattaagtaaaaactaaaattatgcTAGTCAaagtaaaaattattttttacaaatattaaattatttatataattttattatatattatattttaaaatttatattttctattatttttaatggtGTTTAGTTAATTTATAACACCAActtcttaaaaatataaacaaaagggTTTTGTGCGAATTGGATAATTTCAACCATAaataaaacaattagtagatgCAGAATGCTTctattttaaaagttgaaagtTTTGGTTAGGAAGTTTGGGGATCAGATTGATAGAATATTtaagtattgaggactaaatgtgttattatactaGTTAGAAAAAAGCTTTTTGTTATCAATTTAACGATGGGTGACCAAAACAGGAACGAATTCAAACGTTAGTGcctaaattgaatttttttgaagttgggtgaccaaaacTGTAACACGAGAATAGTTGGGTGACCATTtatgtagtttaccctaaaataaaaaattatcatgTTGGGTTATGTATCTCTATTTTAACTTAATATTTCTATAATTAAATGTGTAAtgctttaattataaatatttaattcttTTGAGAGTAGATATGTCGCAATTTGATACGTCAAATTAGGCTCTTTCAAATACTTAATAAGCTTGTTCTCAAGTAGTTTAAGAGTCTTTTTAATGCTTTTTACCAATTATTAGATTTTTGTTTCAATGTTAGTTTTTGCtacattttgatatttttgagaaTCAAATTGACAAAATTGTGCCATTGGAAGTCTAATGGTTGATTTGAGCTTGTGTAAAGAAGTGATTGAGGCAAAAACATAAGGAGGGCCTCTATTGTGGCCAATGTCGCGACACCGGAGCCTAGATGTTGCGACATTAACACTTCTATCACCCTTCAAGGACTTGGACTTCACCAATCTACAATTCAAGTAGACTATCAAAGGTGTCGCGAACTGAACCTTATGGTTACAACTTCAAGCTCTCGAGGTAGCAACTCCAAACCATACATCAAAGTGAAGGAGGCCAAATGGATTGTGTTCTAATTCGCGACACCGCAAGCTAATGTCAAGAAACTGAAGCTCCTCAAACCTTCTCTTGTGCAAACTGTCATGGATGTTGTGGTTGAAGCTTGACGGGTGAAAATTTGCAAGGGAAATTTTATGTCCAATCAAGCTTAAACCATCCACATTTGAAAGGGAATTTTTGTCAATTTTAAGTTTAGTGTGTCAGGTTATTTAAAGCCCTTTATGACACAAAAAGCTAGACATTCCTTTCATCATCTTTATTCCCTTAATCATTTTAGATTCCTAGGTTTTTCCTTTTCTAGGTTAGACTTTATTTTTACCATTTTCAATATTTTCTACACTTTTTCCTCTTTAGACTCAAAAAGGTCCAAGAATGTCTTGAACtcttttgggtttttctttttaaaacttaATATATTTAAGTGTTTTGGTTATCCAAAATTGCAAAAAGATTAATTGTGACATGGATTTGAGGATTTTCTTGCTAATCGTCAATTTAATAAAGTACCTCTTCAAGATTTACTAAGCATTTCTTAACCTTACCTCTTTTCATTATTTGATTATctatttaagcatgaaattgtatAGGCTTTATATTTTGATGATAGGTGGAAGTTGTGGTCGATTggttgaaatgttgaatgattaattttaGGTTTAGAGATTAGATTGCAAGAAATTAGGCTAAATCGAATAAACTTCAAAACTTAGAATTGACGAATCTAAGGGAACATTTAGATAAGTGAGATTAAGAAGAAATCCTACTAGAAACAAATTTGATTTTCCTGATTTGGTCTACTGAGGTCATGTAATGCCCTAAACCTTACTCTATTCACCAGGTCCGAATCTCAAGTGCTACCATGTAAACCACTTAACAAATTTGTAAAACAATTAACAATTGTACCTTACTTAAAaacatttttcttattattttattgaaaaacTCCGTATTAAAGAACAAAAGAAAGTATTTAGAAATTTATACATATTACATCAAACTTAATTCAAATTATTACAACACATAGGCTTACAAAAGATAGACTCTTAGGGCATAGTCCTACTAAACACTAGTTTTTCCAAAATATCCATTGTATGCATAGTATCTCCATACACTGCATTTCTAGCGCATTCTTGGCGTTGTCCATCCTAGAAAACTCTCTTAAACAACAATACTTGAAACATAAACATAATACTAGTAAGTTCAAAGGAACTTAGTGAGTTTTGAACACCACATACCCTTTTAACCTTTCTTGATAAATTTTTCATCTTGAATATTTGGATTTCCCTATTTCTTTCTTTGGCAGATACCTTCACCTTATTAGTTATATATGCCACTTATCATTCCTGACATATCATTGTTCATCGAATTGCTCGGTTGACTCTAGATTTTAACAGACAATACTatctttttccttttctcttcATACAACCTTTAACAGTTATTCTAGCATAGTTAATCGCAAGCATTATACTTGATAAATACCACTTACTATTCATACTTTCGATGGGCTCCCACACTGAGCTtgttaaatcaaattaaaaataaaatcatatcctGATTTCACCCAATACTTACTCATACTGATGAGAAACACTCTAGATCATTTAAAAGAATTCCACACAACTTTACTACAGGGCACGAGATCCCTATGATAGCGAACAACTCAGATTCCACCAGATCACAGATCAAGACATGATACTATTCAAATACAATGAATTTTAGATAATCTAGGATTCTACCTTAATAGCACGAATAAATCAAACTGACGGACTCTTATATCGAATACTCCTATATACTAAACTAACGGATAACTACTGTGGATACCCTTTTTGAATAGACTAATTCATACTTCTTTTCAAGAAACTTCTTTTAATACTTGTTATATTTCATCATAACACTTATCATACCATATAACTTAGGACAAATAAGATCCTTAACATAAACTTATTAGAGTACGCCATAAGGGCCAGACAGTATACGCCAAAAAGGTTATAAGAGTACTCCACAAAGGAAACCTACCGAATACGCCACAAAGTCTATCAGAGTACTCTAAAAAGGCAACATACTGAATACACCACAAAGGCCCAATAGAATTCCACCTAGGCACCCTAAGTGAATTGCCGTGTTTGCgatatggatttgcctaaactcacaaTCGCGTGAGGTTTTCCCATTATTGGCCTAAGACATGCAAAAACCCTAGTCGCTAAATACGGCTCATCCGCCCTTTCTAAAATGTGCCATGGCCATCTAATTTCTTCATAATTATCATATCGCAACTTGTGTTTATTATCCCGACAAACTTTATTGAAAACCACCGTGGTGTCAAAACTCACATTTTAAAACCTCTCAACACTCAGTTATACCCTATTTTTCTATCTTTATCAATCACAcctcatatatatatcataagtacacattcaaataGGCTATACTCATTTTCTTAACCAAATCATTCTCAATACACGTTTCACACGCACATCACAAGATTAGTTTCATAGTATACATCTCAGGTACACATACACAAATTGCTTCACAGAATCATATGCATCCATGTATACAATCCATTACATACTGAAGTCACGAGGACACTATATCAAAAGCACATACATATTTTTAATAGTCATTCAAGTACTTATTCACCAATACTAGAACACTGATAACAAAAGATTTGTCTAGAAAGACTTGTAGAAGTTGATATTAATGACTCACCTATTGCAGCTACTAGCTTCAGATTCAAACATCCAGTTCGAACCAGCAATAACAACTACTTAAAGAAAATGAATTCACCATTAAAACCCATTTACAGTCATATTGCGAACAGTTCATCTATAGATAATCCCCATACAGGGCTTCTTATTCATAACTTACAGTCTATATACTTTATAGCATCCTACTTTTAACATGTCGAGTTACCAGACTTACCAGGAGATGGAACACCCTCTGTTTATTCCAAGAATCCTTAGATTCCAATTTACACAAGAAGAGTAACCATCAAATAACatttaatatttaagaaaaataaagattTAAAGAATCATCTTGAAGGAAGAATAAATTCTTCTCACAGACCCTCCTCACAAGTATATATAGTTCACTTTAGTGGAATTTGACAAGTGTCAAGAAAATTCAGAATGTGCCCTTTTTAATGGCCTATAGAATCCGAAAGAAACATAAATGAGATTCTTGTCCATATGCTATTTGACCAATCAGTTTAGTTGGTTTATAACTAGATCTAGTTACCAAAACCTGCTCTCTACAGTGCTTCAGCAAACTAGGCATATTATACCATTGGTGGTAACTTGCATAAggtttaattttcttttcttaaatTCTTTCTTTTATTGAAGTACGCATCAAGAACTAAATCCTGGTATACATCCATAAATCTTGGTATACATCCATAGGCGAATACTCAATTTTCCAAAACACTAATTCTCCAGAAGCTTACAATTTGGCGAACTAATTACCAAAGTGCGCCAAAATAGACAACTTCGCACCCAAGCACCTTAAATTCGAATTAGCCTATTTCGGGGTATGACAGGTGGAGagataaattggactaaattgtctAATTGGGTAAAATATGATCAAGTGGTAAATTTTGACTAATTACGAGTTTAAGTGAATTAGGTTTCTAATTCGAGAGTTAATTATCAACATGGATATTAATCGACTACTCTGTTTTCTCttattagtaaatttttttttcattttggggTTTATTCAAGTTAGTCATTTAGATATAatcgaacttaattcattttgtTTTATGGATTGTAGCACTATGCCATTTAGTCACTAGCTAGCAAGACTTCCTAATTACATGTTTGATAATTTTCAATTCACCATATCACTTGATCTCCTTTGGGTTCGATCCTTGGAATGCTCTAAGCATTATACACTTACAAATATTACAATTAACCTATCACACTTACAGTCAAAcaaattagtttaataataatattcatcaattacattaatactttttGTATACTGTCCTCAATGGTTTTGCATGAAAAGCAAAATGGAAGAAAATTTCGGCTAAttggttatctaatgtttaactaatactaagtggtattacgtgGTCAAATCATAATATGAAAAGATAGATTGTAATAGTAGATTGACCTAAACATGCTATTAatctaatcagaaatgagcaaaccgattgaaagactgaTATGTtatttatcaagtccaattggggataCGCTTTTCTTGGGCATCGAAGtagatgactcctagaagatagtgacatagatgtgactgattggACTGATTGTACATCAGAcatgacccaagtagaatagaccttagatccatttatggatttatttactTGTGACGTTCACATTGTGGCATAtcttaatcctgagtggatgatggactctGTATGCATGACTCGTCTACTTTGATGTAAATAGAAATTTGATTTCAAATAGACAAGTAACCGAAAGCTAGTATGCTGGGTATATGACTTCTacaatatgtagcatcattcacaatagtggaattcatagcccaattaatgggtaaatgatatcctctcattgacattacatgataaatgaaaagtaaacgtggccacgaGTTATTTGTCTTTGTAATAaatgacttaattaatatattatagtaattgacttttcatgagataaaatagcaTCATATTGGGATAATGAATTTATCCAAAAGAGACTAAGAATATCCTATGAAAGTAACACACtgatgacaaggtcattggacaagcacTAATTGAGTAACTTTCATAATTGTATGTAACTAGGGAGAGCTCAATCACAATACTATAATGGAATGGATGTGTGACCAaataagtttaaaaataataGACGAAAAGAtataacttaattataaattatttgagccctaactacatatgtccaatcagTCCCTCCACTAGCTTGTTGAAACCAAAAAAGAATTGCATATAGAACCAAATGAACAAAATTGGATGAAAATAATAAAGTTAGAGAATgcaacaccctttacccgtactcgagacccggataggatacgaggcattactgaacacatACACAATTATTcatgcaaaaatcgggccataaaattttcgtccaaattaaaacttttcaaacacatatatatcGTTCCTTATacgggccttcgaggcctaaaacatacatcggggtggttcaggactaaaccgagaactttcaatAAACTTTGGACAACTTAGCAAATTTCTTGCTTTAGAGAGTTACACGTTCGTGTGTGTTgaaccgtgtggtcacacatgcccgtgtagtcacacacgcccgtgtggtcacacatgcccgtgtggtcacacacgtccgtgtggcttgggatacgcccgtgtcctcagcccgtgtaactctttgtttgtgACATCAGCAAAATAATTtgaaccacacacccgtgtgctaggccatgtcctccacacagctgagacatatggtcgtgtctctgcccgtgtggctaacacttaagctatttttcaagccttcgtgtttcccataaacccttacaaccttatacacatcaaactcacaactcatggcatcattttagtgattaaacactctttattaagacacattcaaCATTAGCTCGTCATTATACATATGTTCCACATACTCATAATAAACTAGTCTAGCCACATTATTACACATTCATTTGACCTTGTCATCTAATTAATCACTTATACTATTAAGCTATGGTTACTAACttatacatcaaacatccatgttcaaggcactatcatcttattaccatattacacgtttaattcatggtcatgaccacctcgattggtcataaaatatgcattcaacacacatgacatattactaaccatgcatggcaaacaaacatattcatatcatcacATCATGTGCATTAAAACATAACATGATTAGCTaggcttacaaaccataatcaatatgagccacctctcatggctatatacaatagctcgatataagccaatacatttagccaaatcataataacacatgtcatagaactaggtcgctatacatgccactcagttgacatttctaacatatgtatcaatactccaaagttattagcttgatagtgtgatgctgcctctaacgatctccaaccccaagctgacctgacaacactaaaagaaatggaaaggagggagtaagctttacgcttagtgagctcgcatgaaaaataataagcaatgtattaacatgttatttttcaatttctctctatttattcaaagtccagttaaGCTGTTTTCTTAAGTCacgatcactaaattatttatatctggagctacgacaCTCCAAATTGAGAAtgctaatttttccagaaactagactcatatatcttcttaccataaaatttttagaatttttgatcTAGCCAATAAgtgcagtttattctttaaattcaccattgttttgctatctgacagttccgacccctctgcactaaaaattaattatctcttagtacaatATTTGGATAATGTTCCGTTTGTTTGTTTTTTTCGAAAAAAGACTCATTAatgattttaagcatataaattataacccataattatttttgtaaaattctaatgattttcccaaatcagaacaggggattccaaaatcattctgactctgtctcacaaaaattcaaatatctcataatatgaaaaataattttcttacaccgtttcctttatataaaaatagactcaacaagcttttaTTTCATATcgtattcaacttctaattcgatttccaccatttttggtgatttttcaaagtcacacaactactgctgttcaaaactgttttattactaaatttcactctttcatgtt contains the following coding sequences:
- the LOC108468186 gene encoding squamosa promoter-binding-like protein 16, with amino-acid sequence MEPSSSAPFKRARPPGNRNQVPSCLVDGCTADLSQCRDYHRRHKVCEVHSKTPKVIIRGQEQRFCQQCSRFHCLVEFDEGKRSCRKRLDGHNRRRRKPQPQPHSLSVNPGRCLSNLQGSRHLPSSSPQIFATTAITSSWLGTAKMEPDIGSESSRNGFFSGSFPHSYKREEQLSLLQTNHSSLHGVSVYQLPLLSNGVGSSRKMFSNAIDSDRALSLLSSQPAETREIGLKPMVQSGPTSSLIPNMQYNGVAMEGEHVLATDGNGNTNIDGQEMFGSANGT